A stretch of the Vigna radiata var. radiata cultivar VC1973A chromosome 7, Vradiata_ver6, whole genome shotgun sequence genome encodes the following:
- the LOC106766035 gene encoding uncharacterized protein LOC106766035, with the protein MGPISIDELHLFHRSHREVFCFMIFRLRRDLTQSLLVMALWIWLEHNGYPNISHKVMALSHGSAINDLVDETIILRSKNTNRGRTSRGNISDTPVTIPGFPHPLFGSFNINTPDSSTNMDLFDLRIWMKGPCDDVTTDDKSMFLTFSRGFPVSEAEVIKLFKRSFGDCVENLSMGNTSAQDQSLFAIMVLKSVKTVDQILKGKHVAKLHINRKHIWVRKYERRD; encoded by the exons ATGGGTCCAATTTCCATAGATGAACttcatctatttcacagaagtCACCGTGAGGTCTTCTGTTTTATGATCTTCAGACTGCGACGTGACTTGACACAATCCCTTCTGGTCATGGCATTGTGGATTTGGCTTGAACACAATGGATACCCCAATATCAGTCACAAAGTTATGGCTTTATCTCATGGTTCTGCTATCAATGATCTTGTCGATGAAACT ATAATCTTAAGAAGCAAGAACACCAACAGAGGTCGCACATCACGAGGTAACATATCAGACACTCCTGTCACCATCCCAGGTTTTCCACACCCTTTGTTTGGTTCCTTCAACATTAATACACCAGACAGTTCTACGAACATGGATTTGTTTGATCTGAGAATTTGGATGAAGGGACCTTGTGATGATGTCACCACGGATGATAAATCCATGTTTCTAACATTTTCTAGAGGCTTCCCTGTGTCAGAAGCTGAGGTGATAAAACTGTTTAAACGTTCATTTGGAGATTGTGTGGAGAACTTATCTATGGGAAATACTAGTGCGCAAGATCAATCTTTGTTTGCAATAATGGTTTTGAAGAGCGTGAAAACAGttgatcaaattttgaaagGGAAACATGTTGCGAAGCTTCATATAAACAGAAAACATATTTGGGTTCGCAAGTACGAGCGTCGTGATTAG